In one Neobacillus sp. CF12 genomic region, the following are encoded:
- the speD gene encoding adenosylmethionine decarboxylase gives MTKEGKHIIIDAFECDSTNLNDINFLEKMCKKAALDANMEILYSYFHQFEPQGVTGVLVLSTSHLSIHTWPEERYVSLDFYTCGTLELTPQVEFLIKELSSKQAMVYSISRGVSYPQVIKCEELGS, from the coding sequence TTGACCAAAGAAGGAAAGCATATTATCATTGACGCATTTGAGTGCGATTCTACCAATCTAAATGACATCAATTTTTTAGAGAAAATGTGTAAAAAGGCAGCTCTTGATGCAAATATGGAGATTTTATACTCTTACTTTCACCAATTTGAACCACAAGGTGTAACTGGGGTACTGGTTTTATCCACTTCGCATTTATCCATTCATACATGGCCCGAAGAGAGGTATGTGTCTCTCGATTTTTATACTTGCGGAACATTAGAACTTACTCCTCAAGTAGAATTTCTAATAAAAGAATTGTCTTCTAAGCAAGCGATGGTTTACTCCATTTCCCGAGGCGTTTCTTATCCTCAAGTGATTAAGTGCGAAGAACTAGGCAGTTAA
- the mreD gene encoding rod shape-determining protein MreD: MKKFLLPLLFLFLFLLESLFAQYTPHEVFGHNYILAPHFLFAGILFLTIYAGRKYGIIYAAIFGLLFDIVWIEIIGIYFFLFPFIAYLFSKIMHVLQTNIIVAFLVSLVGITLLELGVYEMDYLIHITTLEFMSFLEMRLYPSLILNGAFLLIASYPLKRHFESFAESLRDE, translated from the coding sequence GTGAAGAAATTCCTACTTCCTCTTTTGTTTCTATTCCTTTTCTTATTAGAGAGCTTGTTTGCCCAATATACCCCACATGAGGTGTTTGGTCACAACTATATTTTAGCTCCTCATTTTCTGTTCGCAGGAATTTTATTTTTAACCATCTATGCCGGCAGAAAATACGGAATCATTTACGCGGCCATTTTTGGTCTATTATTTGATATTGTCTGGATTGAGATTATCGGGATTTACTTTTTCCTATTTCCTTTTATCGCGTACCTTTTTTCAAAAATCATGCACGTGTTGCAAACCAATATAATCGTCGCATTTTTAGTATCATTAGTGGGAATTACCTTGCTAGAATTAGGTGTTTATGAAATGGATTATTTAATCCATATCACGACACTTGAATTTATGAGTTTTCTGGAGATGCGTTTATATCCTTCGCTCATTCTAAATGGAGCTTTTTTATTGATTGCCAGTTACCCTTTAAAGCGTCATTTTGAAAGTTTTGCGGAAAGTTTACGAGATGAATGA
- the minC gene encoding septum site-determining protein MinC, translated as MKKRQNVTIKGTKDGIVLHLDDSCSYHELKKELDEKLSANQTTQAERQLTPVKVDVGNRYLDDAQREEIKDLIRQKKNLVVDAIESNVVLKADVDKLKAENEVVTVARIVRSGQVLEVPGDLLLIGDVNPGGTVIAGGNIFIMGSLKGIAHAGVLGNEKAVITASSMQPSQLRISDCLNRSPDKAQNNEKREMECAYIDDNHQIIVDRLQVLINLRPNLTRLEGGH; from the coding sequence ATGAAAAAGCGGCAAAATGTAACGATTAAAGGTACGAAGGATGGAATTGTCCTTCATCTTGATGATAGCTGTTCCTATCATGAGCTGAAGAAGGAGCTCGATGAAAAACTCTCGGCAAACCAAACCACTCAAGCTGAGCGTCAATTAACCCCTGTTAAGGTTGATGTTGGCAACAGGTATTTGGATGACGCTCAGCGTGAAGAAATAAAAGATCTGATTCGCCAAAAAAAGAATTTAGTGGTCGATGCGATTGAATCAAATGTTGTCCTAAAAGCTGATGTAGATAAACTAAAAGCAGAGAACGAAGTGGTTACCGTGGCACGAATTGTTCGGTCGGGACAAGTATTAGAAGTTCCAGGAGATTTGTTGCTCATTGGTGATGTAAACCCAGGCGGAACCGTGATAGCGGGCGGCAATATTTTTATCATGGGATCCTTGAAGGGGATTGCTCATGCAGGGGTTTTGGGCAATGAAAAAGCGGTTATTACCGCATCGAGTATGCAGCCATCACAGCTAAGGATTAGTGATTGTCTAAATCGTTCACCTGATAAAGCTCAAAATAATGAAAAACGTGAAATGGAATGTGCTTATATCGACGATAACCATCAAATCATCGTAGATAGATTGCAAGTTTTAATAAATTTAAGGCCTAATTTGACGAGATTAGAAGGGGGACATTAA
- the minD gene encoding septum site-determining protein MinD, which translates to MGEAIVITSGKGGVGKTTTSANIGTALALQGKKVCLVDTDIGLRNLDVVMGLENRIIYDLVDVVEGRCKIHQALVKDKRFEDLLYLLPAAQTVDKSAVKPEQMHKLINELKQDYDYIIIDCPAGIEQGFQNAIAGADRAIVVTTPEVSAVRDADRIIGLLEKANTIESPKLVINRIRNHMMKSGDMLDVDEITTHLSIELIGIVADDEEVIKASNHGEPIALNPNSKASIAYRNIARRILGESIPLQPLEEANKSVFGKIKKFFGVR; encoded by the coding sequence GTGGGAGAGGCAATAGTAATTACATCCGGTAAGGGCGGCGTAGGAAAAACTACGACTTCTGCTAATATTGGTACAGCATTGGCCCTTCAAGGCAAAAAAGTATGTTTAGTAGATACGGATATTGGCCTTCGAAATTTAGATGTCGTAATGGGACTGGAAAATCGTATCATTTATGATCTTGTGGATGTAGTAGAAGGAAGATGTAAAATCCATCAAGCTCTCGTAAAAGATAAGAGATTCGAAGATTTATTGTATTTGCTTCCAGCAGCGCAAACTGTTGATAAATCAGCGGTTAAGCCAGAACAGATGCACAAGCTAATAAATGAACTTAAGCAAGACTATGATTATATAATCATTGATTGTCCGGCAGGAATTGAACAAGGCTTCCAAAACGCCATTGCAGGGGCAGACAGGGCAATTGTCGTCACAACCCCTGAAGTATCTGCAGTCCGTGATGCCGATAGAATTATTGGCCTGCTAGAGAAGGCTAATACCATTGAATCACCGAAATTGGTTATAAACCGAATTCGCAATCATATGATGAAAAGCGGCGATATGTTAGATGTAGATGAAATCACTACACATTTATCGATCGAGTTAATCGGAATTGTCGCAGATGACGAGGAAGTCATTAAAGCTTCCAATCACGGTGAACCGATTGCCTTAAATCCAAATAGTAAAGCGTCCATCGCTTACCGAAATATTGCTAGACGTATTCTAGGGGAATCCATTCCATTGCAGCCGCTAGAGGAAGCAAATAAAAGCGTTTTTGGTAAAATTAAAAAGTTTTTTGGTGTTAGATAA
- a CDS encoding spermidine synthase has translation MSTSQNHDTFRGDVYDLIELQQLLMGPHQVIFEGKSPFQDVLLLETKNIRLYWKDQLIWNSLDERIYHEALVHPAFVLSDKHERILIIGDECGLALREALKYPNVSHVSLVSLSPATFTAAQKTHDISEINEGAFYDKRVQIIQSGMHDFLKAEKQHFDVIIANFLEPETREFCTMFTKEFFKKMSNLLTNDGILVTNSASPEDSPLVFWSIDKTIKSASLQTLSYHVNVPWFGDCGFHLACKKPLTLNGEKQPIAQNRSLPENLKTWFSFSQRVMSVKKQAIINSLNSLCLSKFLPNKEQDPEDTKELRHLLSNSHRLLYEGGNRGDSVKVLETSDVRLYLDKQLQFSSLDEQIYHEALVHPALSMVKKRDRVLIAGGGDGFAIREVLKYPDVKHIDLVDLDPLMIHMARNIHKVASLNKRALHDKRVSVHQKDIQVFQKEQKEPYDVIIVDLPDPGDEILSRLYTVEFFSKLSNLLSDDGILVCQSHSPEYAPFVYWSIGLSLKGTGMNIRSYHTEVPSFGDWGFHLASKKPLQMMKRKVFVPCQTLPEDLSTLFVFPSKYRSVRENSHMNTLSNLKLHEIYKQELRR, from the coding sequence TTGTCTACCAGTCAAAACCATGACACCTTTCGCGGTGATGTGTACGATTTAATTGAGTTACAACAATTATTAATGGGTCCTCACCAAGTAATTTTTGAGGGGAAAAGCCCATTCCAGGACGTACTCTTGTTAGAAACAAAAAATATTCGTTTATACTGGAAGGATCAATTAATTTGGAATAGCTTGGATGAACGAATCTATCACGAAGCACTTGTGCATCCGGCTTTTGTTTTATCGGACAAACACGAACGGATATTAATTATCGGTGATGAATGCGGATTGGCATTGCGTGAAGCCCTCAAATATCCAAATGTCAGCCACGTTAGTCTTGTATCTCTATCCCCTGCAACCTTTACAGCTGCCCAGAAAACACATGATATTTCTGAGATTAACGAAGGTGCTTTTTACGATAAACGTGTTCAAATCATCCAGAGCGGCATGCATGATTTCCTTAAGGCAGAAAAGCAACATTTTGATGTCATCATCGCCAATTTCCTTGAGCCGGAAACCAGGGAATTTTGCACGATGTTTACAAAAGAATTTTTCAAAAAAATGTCCAACCTTCTAACCAATGACGGAATATTGGTTACCAATTCCGCTTCACCTGAAGATTCACCATTGGTTTTCTGGAGTATTGATAAAACCATAAAAAGTGCATCCCTGCAAACCCTCAGCTATCATGTTAATGTCCCTTGGTTTGGAGATTGTGGATTTCATCTCGCTTGTAAGAAACCCTTAACTTTGAATGGAGAAAAACAGCCTATCGCCCAGAATCGTTCACTTCCTGAAAACCTAAAAACTTGGTTTTCTTTTTCACAGCGGGTGATGTCTGTTAAGAAACAAGCAATTATCAATTCACTAAATTCCTTATGCCTTAGTAAATTTCTTCCGAATAAAGAGCAAGACCCGGAAGACACGAAAGAACTTCGTCATCTGCTCTCAAATTCTCACCGTTTGCTTTATGAAGGTGGAAACCGAGGGGATAGTGTAAAAGTTTTGGAGACAAGCGATGTGCGGCTCTATCTTGATAAACAGCTTCAATTTAGCTCGTTAGATGAACAAATCTACCATGAGGCTCTAGTTCATCCTGCCCTTTCCATGGTTAAAAAGAGAGACCGAGTCCTGATTGCCGGTGGCGGGGATGGGTTTGCCATTCGTGAAGTTCTTAAATACCCTGATGTGAAGCATATCGACTTAGTGGACCTCGACCCATTGATGATTCATATGGCAAGAAATATACACAAGGTTGCCTCCTTGAACAAACGAGCACTCCATGATAAGCGGGTATCAGTTCATCAAAAAGATATCCAGGTATTTCAAAAAGAACAAAAGGAACCATATGATGTCATCATTGTGGACTTGCCAGATCCAGGTGATGAAATATTGAGCCGATTGTATACGGTAGAATTCTTCAGCAAATTATCCAATCTACTAAGTGATGATGGCATTCTAGTCTGTCAATCTCATTCGCCAGAGTATGCCCCCTTTGTATACTGGAGCATCGGTTTATCACTTAAGGGGACTGGAATGAATATCAGGAGTTACCATACCGAAGTTCCTTCTTTTGGGGATTGGGGATTTCACCTTGCTTCAAAGAAACCACTGCAAATGATGAAACGAAAAGTATTCGTACCCTGCCAAACGCTCCCTGAAGACCTTTCCACGTTATTTGTTTTTCCATCTAAGTACCGGTCTGTTCGGGAAAATTCACATATGAATACTTTGTCTAACCTTAAATTACATGAAATTTATAAACAAGAACTACGAAGGTAA
- the mreC gene encoding rod shape-determining protein MreC — MPQFFLNKRLIVLLVSIIVLVALIGFSLRERSKLSWPEQFLKDTAGLVQSLVSKPTHLVAGFFENLQDLQNTYEENKELKSRMEKLVSLEAQVQELEKDNKELRDILGEEETLRDFKPLQATVIGRNPDRWHEMIIINKGKTDGIKKNMAVVTAHGLIGKVKTVNQFSSTVQLLSAMDPKNRISAIVQGETNVNGLVEGYDKEKKALLIKAIPSGVEIKKGQNVITSGLGGVFPQGLPIGKVIDVKPDQYGLNQTALVEPGADFYDLENIIVITRTMTQPAKADMGEGEEEDL, encoded by the coding sequence ATGCCACAGTTCTTTTTGAATAAACGATTGATCGTTTTGCTGGTTAGCATTATTGTTCTCGTGGCATTGATTGGGTTTTCGTTAAGGGAGAGAAGTAAACTATCCTGGCCGGAGCAGTTCCTAAAGGATACTGCCGGCTTGGTTCAATCCCTGGTCTCAAAGCCTACTCATTTAGTGGCAGGTTTCTTTGAGAATCTTCAGGACTTGCAAAATACATATGAAGAGAATAAAGAATTAAAATCACGGATGGAGAAACTTGTTAGCCTTGAAGCACAGGTACAAGAGCTGGAAAAGGACAATAAAGAGCTGCGTGATATTCTCGGTGAAGAAGAGACCCTGAGAGATTTTAAACCTTTACAGGCAACCGTAATAGGTAGAAACCCTGATCGTTGGCATGAAATGATTATTATCAATAAAGGGAAAACAGACGGTATTAAAAAAAATATGGCCGTTGTGACCGCACATGGCTTAATTGGCAAAGTGAAAACCGTCAATCAATTTAGCTCAACGGTTCAATTATTGAGCGCAATGGATCCGAAGAATCGGATATCGGCCATCGTCCAAGGCGAAACAAATGTTAATGGACTTGTCGAAGGCTATGATAAAGAGAAAAAGGCACTATTAATTAAAGCGATTCCTTCAGGTGTGGAAATTAAAAAAGGACAAAATGTCATCACCTCCGGTCTAGGCGGTGTCTTTCCACAAGGATTACCAATTGGGAAAGTCATTGATGTTAAACCAGACCAATACGGACTAAATCAAACGGCTTTAGTTGAACCTGGTGCGGACTTCTATGATTTGGAAAACATTATTGTCATTACAAGAACAATGACCCAGCCTGCTAAAGCGGATATGGGCGAAGGGGAGGAGGAGGATTTGTGA
- a CDS encoding rod shape-determining protein, with protein MFGIGTRDLGIDLGTANTLVYVKGKGIVLREPSVVAMQTDTKAIVAVGNDAKNMIGRTPGNVVAMRPMKDGVIADFEITAAMMKHHIRQAIKSKSIFSGKPYVMVCVPSGITAVEERAVIDATRQAGAKDAYTIEEPFAAAIGANLPVWEPTGSMVVDIGGGTTEVAIISLGGIVTSISIRVAGDEMDESIVTFIRKNYNLMIGERTAEAIKMEVGSAGDSEGIDNMEIRGRDLLTGLPKTIEITAKEIGVALKDTVYAIVEAVKNTLEKTPPELAADIMDRGIVLTGGGALLRNLDKVISEETNMPVLIAENPLDCVAIGTGKALDHIQLFKNKAKESR; from the coding sequence ATGTTTGGTATTGGGACAAGAGACCTTGGTATTGACTTAGGGACGGCAAATACCCTGGTTTATGTAAAAGGTAAAGGGATTGTATTAAGAGAGCCATCGGTTGTGGCTATGCAGACTGACACAAAAGCAATTGTAGCGGTTGGTAATGATGCGAAGAACATGATAGGTCGTACACCTGGAAATGTGGTTGCAATGAGACCAATGAAGGATGGCGTCATTGCCGATTTTGAAATTACGGCAGCGATGATGAAACACCATATTCGTCAAGCAATCAAAAGTAAGAGCATATTCTCTGGTAAGCCGTACGTAATGGTGTGTGTGCCATCTGGGATTACCGCTGTTGAAGAACGAGCTGTGATTGATGCAACACGTCAAGCAGGGGCCAAGGACGCTTATACGATTGAAGAGCCATTTGCAGCTGCTATTGGCGCAAATCTGCCTGTATGGGAGCCAACCGGTAGTATGGTGGTTGATATTGGCGGTGGGACAACAGAAGTAGCGATTATTTCTTTAGGCGGCATTGTAACAAGCATATCTATTCGTGTTGCCGGTGATGAAATGGACGAGTCGATTGTTACTTTTATCCGCAAAAATTATAACCTAATGATTGGTGAGCGTACTGCTGAAGCGATTAAAATGGAAGTTGGTTCTGCTGGTGACTCTGAAGGTATCGATAATATGGAGATTCGCGGACGTGATTTATTAACGGGATTGCCAAAAACAATCGAAATCACAGCGAAAGAAATTGGTGTTGCCTTAAAAGATACCGTCTATGCGATTGTCGAGGCTGTAAAAAATACACTCGAAAAAACACCACCGGAACTTGCTGCCGATATTATGGATCGGGGAATTGTCTTAACAGGCGGTGGAGCACTACTTCGTAATTTGGACAAGGTAATTAGTGAAGAAACCAATATGCCCGTCCTTATAGCGGAAAATCCGCTTGATTGTGTTGCAATTGGTACTGGAAAAGCCTTAGACCATATTCAACTATTCAAAAACAAAGCTAAAGAATCAAGATAA